The following proteins are encoded in a genomic region of Flammeovirga pectinis:
- a CDS encoding caspase family protein, producing the protein MLLLGIDLTSTAQINEDYRLRYLPRNLISKQKLLTYHENKQIVAIAYSNNTIKLFDIGQSKHIGIIDHGTSIDNFAFDQQAEKLIVLKGKSIYIYDVYSKKLDKVIKTKTNLEVIKSNPNLEHVYINGKQGKIIVLNAKNGTIKMITPVDLHSVQDFCINSKGDQLAVLSVFSKNILLINPLSGKIIKKIPRRNEKAFPNSITFSKDDTQLVYADQKALHTFHLTTKKAQTITFNDNNALSNFQLIDNKVIGVSWLGIIEVFDLATRKRIYKGTNGETKNFSFKKELSQLDQVFLLSDHVFLINDANKNVNSIYDTRKNKIIGYLYSDANENLLIATTDGRFNSDKEFTSKLFWAIDYDLSSENITLGSTIDQMYTPDLLYDLSGKATFSLSDIEKYSPSITINSTDSVIVSTEDKYRLSYSLSPRNNEKIAYIEVFVNGKIMNNNQRGLTLKTTSHQQDVPLIVGENNIEAIAVSERGFKSRPANITVVYEGATKETNLYLLVVGVNTYKNANYNLNFAVADATSFSQAIVSSSSKIFKNTYHKTILNTEATRSNIINAFDEIKSKATPNDLFIFYFAGHGAIINSSDFHLILTDVTQIYGNENITSKALTAKELQKKCAEIQAQKQLVILDACHSGEAVNSFKSRGFAEEKAITQLARSTGATLIASTTSTQFASEFSSLGHGIFTYALLEGLNGNADTVSKDGKVTVKELESYLNDILPLLTEKYRGKHQYPTSWSYGQDFPIKVIN; encoded by the coding sequence ATGCTATTATTAGGCATAGATTTAACATCTACAGCTCAAATTAATGAGGATTATAGATTAAGGTATTTGCCAAGGAATTTGATTAGTAAACAAAAACTTTTGACGTACCATGAAAACAAACAAATTGTTGCAATAGCCTATTCAAATAACACCATAAAATTATTTGATATTGGTCAGTCTAAACATATAGGAATTATTGATCATGGTACCTCTATAGATAATTTTGCGTTCGATCAGCAAGCAGAAAAACTGATTGTACTTAAAGGTAAGTCGATTTATATATATGATGTTTATTCAAAAAAATTAGACAAGGTTATAAAAACAAAGACTAATCTAGAAGTAATTAAGTCTAACCCTAATTTAGAGCATGTATATATAAATGGAAAACAAGGGAAAATAATTGTATTAAATGCTAAAAATGGAACAATTAAAATGATTACTCCTGTTGATTTACATTCCGTACAAGATTTTTGCATAAACAGTAAAGGAGATCAATTAGCTGTATTGTCTGTTTTTTCTAAAAATATTTTATTGATTAACCCTTTATCTGGAAAAATAATTAAGAAAATTCCAAGAAGAAATGAGAAGGCCTTTCCTAATTCCATTACTTTTTCTAAAGACGATACGCAATTAGTTTATGCAGATCAAAAGGCTCTTCATACTTTTCATCTCACAACAAAAAAAGCACAGACCATAACGTTTAATGATAACAATGCATTGTCGAATTTCCAATTGATAGATAACAAAGTTATTGGTGTTTCTTGGCTTGGAATAATAGAAGTTTTTGATCTTGCTACAAGAAAAAGAATCTATAAAGGAACAAATGGAGAAACGAAAAATTTTTCTTTTAAGAAAGAGCTCAGTCAATTGGATCAGGTTTTCTTATTAAGTGATCATGTTTTTTTAATAAATGATGCCAATAAAAATGTAAATTCTATATATGACACCCGAAAAAATAAGATTATTGGTTACTTATATTCCGATGCGAACGAAAACTTGTTAATAGCAACGACAGATGGACGTTTTAATTCGGATAAGGAATTTACAAGCAAATTATTTTGGGCAATAGATTATGATTTATCTTCTGAGAATATCACATTAGGCAGTACTATAGATCAAATGTATACCCCTGATTTATTGTATGATTTATCTGGTAAAGCTACGTTCTCATTAAGTGACATAGAAAAGTATAGTCCATCGATTACTATAAATTCTACTGATAGTGTTATCGTATCTACAGAAGATAAATACCGACTTAGCTATAGTTTATCACCTAGAAATAATGAGAAAATAGCATATATAGAGGTTTTTGTGAATGGGAAAATTATGAATAACAATCAAAGAGGACTAACGTTAAAAACGACAAGCCATCAGCAAGATGTTCCATTAATTGTAGGTGAAAATAATATAGAAGCTATTGCTGTTTCGGAAAGAGGTTTTAAATCTAGGCCTGCAAATATTACAGTTGTCTATGAAGGAGCAACAAAAGAAACTAATTTATATTTGTTGGTAGTTGGCGTAAATACGTACAAGAATGCCAATTATAATTTAAATTTTGCTGTGGCAGATGCTACATCTTTTTCACAAGCGATTGTTTCTTCTTCATCAAAAATATTTAAGAATACTTATCATAAAACTATCTTAAATACAGAGGCAACAAGAAGTAATATTATAAATGCATTCGATGAAATTAAGAGTAAAGCAACACCCAACGATTTGTTTATTTTCTATTTTGCGGGGCATGGTGCAATAATTAATTCTTCTGATTTTCATCTTATCCTTACTGATGTTACGCAAATTTACGGGAACGAAAACATTACTTCTAAAGCACTCACTGCAAAAGAATTACAGAAAAAGTGTGCAGAAATACAAGCACAAAAGCAATTAGTAATTTTAGATGCATGTCATAGCGGAGAAGCCGTCAACTCTTTTAAATCCAGAGGTTTTGCAGAAGAAAAAGCCATTACTCAATTAGCAAGATCTACTGGAGCAACATTAATAGCTTCTACAACTTCTACACAATTTGCGTCCGAATTCTCTTCATTGGGGCATGGTATCTTTACTTATGCACTTTTAGAAGGATTGAATGGTAATGCCGATACGGTATCGAAAGATGGAAAGGTAACGGTAAAAGAATTAGAGAGTTATTTAAATGACATTCTTCCGTTGTTAACAGAGAAATATAGAGGGAAACACCAGTATCCTACCTCTTGGAGTTACGGGCAAGATTTCCCTATCAAAGTGATAAATTAG
- a CDS encoding sulfatase, with product MGFSKIYTHLLLSASTLLSSCVREHIQQTQDKNAPNIVMIIVDDLGAHDLSTTNSNYYETPNIDGLAAQGMQFDQGYASCQVCSPSRASMMTGKSPARHGITDWIGSPEGEAWRKQKRHNKLMPAFYKHSLDTAFTTMQEAFKENGYTTFFAGKWHIGGQGSLPEDHGFDINIGGYHKGGPKGGYFSPYNNPVLKDGPEGENLTMRLANETVEFMENHDKKKPFFACLSFYAVHGAIETTEQKWQKYRDKAVRLGNVGQGYKMGKFSPIRQQQDNPVYAGLVASMDDAVGRVLHSIDKLGLSENTIIVFTGDNGGVAAGDSFSTSNAPLKGGKGYQFEGGLRTPYIIKVPGMQNKGTHSNTPVTSTDIYPTLLELAGLPQYPDQHQDGVSIVPALQGDKMEERAIVWHYPHYGNQGGEPSSVIRRGKWKLIHYYEEDNEELFNLEKDPSEKENLVSLNTSLQKKLSKELFDYLKETNAQFPEKDPTWTKEAEEKHLMWVQNVQMKKLEKGRQRMLSTTYKPNKDWWGSQRIID from the coding sequence ATGGGATTTAGCAAAATATATACTCATTTATTATTATCTGCATCTACTTTATTGAGCTCTTGTGTGCGTGAACATATACAGCAAACTCAGGATAAAAATGCACCTAATATTGTAATGATTATTGTAGATGATCTTGGAGCACATGATTTGTCTACTACTAATTCTAACTATTATGAAACACCTAATATTGATGGGTTAGCTGCACAAGGAATGCAATTTGATCAAGGTTATGCATCATGCCAAGTTTGTAGTCCATCTAGAGCTAGTATGATGACAGGTAAATCTCCTGCCAGACATGGAATAACAGATTGGATTGGATCTCCTGAAGGAGAAGCGTGGCGAAAACAAAAAAGGCACAATAAGCTAATGCCTGCTTTTTATAAACACTCCCTTGATACTGCTTTTACTACTATGCAAGAAGCATTTAAGGAAAATGGTTATACTACTTTCTTTGCGGGCAAGTGGCATATTGGAGGGCAAGGTTCGCTGCCAGAAGACCATGGTTTTGATATTAATATAGGTGGTTACCATAAAGGAGGACCAAAAGGAGGTTATTTTTCGCCCTATAATAACCCTGTTTTAAAAGATGGACCTGAAGGTGAAAATTTAACGATGCGCCTTGCTAATGAGACGGTGGAATTTATGGAAAACCATGATAAAAAGAAACCTTTCTTTGCGTGTTTATCCTTTTACGCAGTACATGGAGCAATAGAAACTACCGAACAGAAATGGCAAAAATATAGAGACAAAGCAGTGCGTCTAGGTAATGTAGGACAGGGGTATAAGATGGGTAAATTTTCACCTATTCGCCAACAACAAGATAACCCTGTTTATGCTGGCTTAGTAGCTTCTATGGATGACGCTGTAGGTAGGGTATTACATTCAATAGATAAACTAGGTTTGAGTGAAAATACCATTATTGTATTTACAGGAGATAATGGTGGCGTTGCTGCTGGCGACTCTTTCTCTACATCAAATGCTCCTTTAAAAGGTGGTAAGGGCTACCAATTTGAAGGTGGTTTAAGAACTCCATACATTATCAAAGTTCCTGGAATGCAAAATAAAGGAACACATAGTAATACACCTGTTACAAGTACCGACATCTACCCTACTCTATTGGAATTGGCCGGTTTACCACAATATCCAGATCAACATCAAGACGGTGTAAGTATAGTACCTGCGTTACAAGGTGATAAAATGGAGGAGCGTGCTATTGTTTGGCATTACCCTCATTATGGAAATCAAGGAGGAGAACCCTCTTCTGTTATTAGGCGTGGAAAATGGAAATTAATCCATTATTATGAAGAGGATAATGAGGAGTTATTCAATTTAGAAAAAGACCCTTCTGAAAAAGAAAACCTTGTCAGTTTGAATACCTCATTACAGAAAAAATTAAGTAAAGAGCTTTTTGATTACTTAAAAGAAACTAATGCTCAGTTTCCAGAAAAAGATCCTACTTGGACAAAAGAAGCGGAGGAAAAACATTTAATGTGGGTACAAAATGTACAGATGAAGAAGCTTGAAAAAGGACGACAAAGAATGTTATCTACTACCTATAAACCAAATAAAGATTGGTGGGGTAGCCAACGCATTATTGACTAA
- a CDS encoding glycoside hydrolase family protein, protein MKINNLLCIPIVLFCFWSCNQKTNSTAKSVVKNYNYSTLSFDKLAQSNVDNFFMQNVDSNILVQDDYFVWGNSVVEFDGKFHAYYSRWKAKDKFKGWLTECEIVHAVSNSSEGPFKFQNIVLESDKTRGWDINNSHNPYAIVSDGKINLYYISNDIKEQITADNGAILSPSSKWFDDNRKLIRNSQRIGVATANHPNGPFTRQEKPVVIPDNINFKNIAVNPSIVYNNGIYTMIMKSDDISKKEWFRIQLVGTSKSPTGPFTFTPKPVYDKAQTEDACVWYDQNIKSYFMVCHVLGENELALFYSANGTDWQPHERSIFMKKEFTLKDGTVWTPERVERPFVLTDKTGKPTMLYVAVLDKNISGNIALPIQFN, encoded by the coding sequence ATGAAAATAAATAACTTGTTGTGCATTCCAATAGTATTATTCTGCTTTTGGAGTTGTAATCAGAAGACCAATTCTACCGCAAAAAGTGTAGTAAAAAACTACAATTATAGCACATTATCTTTCGATAAATTAGCGCAGAGTAATGTGGATAATTTCTTCATGCAAAATGTAGATTCTAACATTCTTGTTCAAGACGATTATTTTGTTTGGGGAAATTCTGTTGTAGAATTTGATGGTAAATTTCATGCCTATTATTCGAGGTGGAAAGCTAAAGATAAATTTAAAGGATGGCTAACAGAATGTGAAATTGTTCATGCTGTTTCGAATTCATCTGAAGGCCCATTTAAATTTCAAAATATTGTTTTAGAAAGTGATAAAACTAGAGGATGGGATATCAATAATTCTCATAATCCTTACGCTATTGTTTCTGATGGAAAGATCAATCTTTACTATATATCAAATGATATTAAAGAACAAATAACGGCTGACAATGGGGCAATATTATCTCCTTCTTCAAAATGGTTTGATGATAACAGAAAGTTAATCCGTAATAGTCAGAGAATTGGTGTAGCTACGGCTAATCATCCAAATGGACCTTTTACAAGACAAGAAAAACCAGTAGTTATTCCCGATAACATCAACTTTAAAAATATTGCTGTAAACCCCTCTATTGTTTACAATAATGGCATTTATACAATGATAATGAAGAGTGATGATATCTCTAAAAAAGAATGGTTTAGGATTCAACTTGTCGGTACATCAAAATCTCCTACAGGTCCTTTTACTTTTACGCCAAAACCTGTATATGACAAAGCACAAACGGAAGATGCTTGTGTTTGGTACGATCAAAACATCAAAAGTTATTTTATGGTGTGCCATGTATTGGGTGAAAATGAGCTTGCCTTATTTTATTCCGCCAACGGTACAGATTGGCAGCCTCATGAAAGATCAATTTTCATGAAAAAAGAATTTACCCTAAAAGATGGTACCGTTTGGACTCCCGAAAGAGTGGAACGTCCGTTTGTTTTAACAGATAAAACAGGAAAGCCTACAATGCTTTATGTGGCGGTTTTAGATAAAAATATAAGTGGAAACATTGCACTACCTATTCAATTTAATTGA
- a CDS encoding carboxymuconolactone decarboxylase family protein, which translates to MKVLKALKLDQVDESTQEVFVAIKQKVGMLPNLYAAIGNSSELLKGFLSFASTLEAGIFTPKENEAIALAVSQENNCNYCLSAHSALGKMVGFSEEELIEIRKGEITDSKFKALIKLASELTANKGNASQESIENFLAQGYSHKALTELIGMVVLRSFTNYIFSNGDFEIDFPQVKSL; encoded by the coding sequence ATGAAAGTATTAAAAGCATTAAAGTTAGATCAAGTAGATGAATCAACACAAGAAGTATTTGTGGCGATAAAACAAAAGGTAGGAATGTTACCAAACCTATACGCGGCAATCGGTAATTCATCAGAACTTCTAAAAGGATTTTTGAGCTTTGCTTCAACATTAGAGGCAGGCATATTTACACCTAAAGAGAATGAAGCAATAGCACTCGCAGTTTCTCAAGAAAACAATTGTAACTATTGTTTATCTGCACATAGTGCTTTAGGTAAAATGGTTGGTTTTTCTGAAGAAGAATTGATAGAAATTAGAAAAGGTGAAATTACTGATAGTAAATTCAAAGCTTTAATAAAATTAGCAAGTGAATTAACTGCAAATAAAGGTAACGCTAGTCAAGAATCTATAGAAAATTTCCTTGCTCAAGGTTATTCTCATAAAGCATTGACAGAGTTGATTGGAATGGTAGTATTGAGAAGTTTTACCAATTACATTTTTAGTAATGGAGATTTTGAAATTGATTTCCCTCAAGTCAAAAGTTTGTAA
- a CDS encoding helix-turn-helix domain-containing protein — MNQLPILNIKEFENINSDATFYANSFIPHLKQHHHSIMAPHKHDFYLIVLFTKGSGTHEIDFNSYTVKPGSVFLLNPGQTHYWTLSDDIDGFVFFHSKSFYDMGFNGRTVNDFPFFFSTQNSPCVYLDKIEIDKFITIFKEVVEEYEQDLPLKRQKIVSLIDVFYIEISRYYVDEATLKNNKSNRYAILFREFEELIESTYKTEKSPQFYAKKLNISPKHLNRIIKELIGKTSSELITERVILEAKRLLIHSKQNFNEIAYTLGYEDYSYFSRIFKNKSGDNPSVFQEKYI, encoded by the coding sequence ATGAATCAACTGCCAATTTTAAATATTAAAGAATTTGAAAACATTAATTCGGATGCAACATTCTATGCGAATAGTTTTATTCCGCATTTAAAACAACATCACCATTCAATAATGGCACCTCATAAACATGATTTTTATTTAATAGTATTATTTACCAAAGGATCTGGAACACATGAAATTGATTTTAATTCTTACACGGTAAAACCTGGAAGTGTGTTTTTATTAAATCCTGGTCAAACTCATTATTGGACGCTATCGGATGATATTGATGGCTTTGTTTTTTTTCATTCAAAGTCCTTTTACGATATGGGATTTAATGGTAGAACTGTTAATGATTTTCCTTTTTTCTTCTCAACTCAAAATTCACCTTGTGTTTATTTAGATAAAATTGAGATTGATAAGTTTATAACCATTTTTAAAGAAGTTGTTGAAGAGTATGAACAAGATTTACCATTAAAAAGACAAAAAATAGTAAGCTTAATTGATGTGTTTTATATTGAAATATCAAGATATTATGTAGACGAAGCCACATTAAAAAATAATAAATCTAATAGATACGCAATCCTTTTTAGGGAATTTGAAGAATTAATTGAATCAACTTATAAAACTGAAAAATCTCCCCAATTCTATGCAAAAAAGCTAAATATTAGCCCTAAACACCTCAATAGAATTATAAAAGAATTGATAGGGAAAACATCATCAGAATTAATTACCGAAAGGGTTATACTCGAAGCAAAACGACTATTAATACATTCTAAGCAAAATTTTAACGAAATAGCATATACGCTAGGTTATGAAGACTATTCCTATTTTTCTCGAATTTTCAAAAATAAATCGGGGGATAATCCGTCAGTATTTCAAGAAAAATATATCTAG
- a CDS encoding sulfatase family protein, with protein sequence MNKIITTLAIGCSLLSCQKVDNNKVELSQENKKPNVILFYVDDLGYGDIGKNGLKGASTPEIDKLADGGILFTDVHSPHATCTPSRYSMLTGEYAFRKNAKVLKGDAPLLIDPDKKTLPDLFKQAGYATGVVGKWHLGLGNGNVDWNKAVKPGPLELGFDYSFLLPSTGDRVPSVYLENHHIVNLDPNDPITVSYEKNISDRPTGNAHPELLRQGADKQHGNTIINGISRIGYMKGGEKALWTDEDFPEKLAGKASNFIKKHKDEPFFLYFAFHDIHVPRLPSDQFKGKSEMGVRGDVILQMDYTTGLVMKTLKDLGIEDNTLVIFTSDNGPVLTDGYDDQAIELLGDHSPAGPFSGGKYSALEGGTRVPMIAYWPNKIKGGKVSDATFSHLDFYASFAKMFAIEVAANEAIDSKNILPALIGESKEGRPYMVEESYTISLRQGDWKYIQPIASTRRVPDFMEKFKNIDGGMSRAPQLFNLKTDIKEEVNVANQHPELVKGMQHILDSIQAIEVGVL encoded by the coding sequence ATGAATAAAATAATCACCACGCTTGCCATTGGTTGTTCACTATTATCTTGTCAGAAAGTAGACAATAATAAAGTTGAATTATCTCAAGAAAATAAAAAACCTAATGTTATTCTCTTTTACGTTGATGATTTAGGGTATGGCGATATTGGAAAAAATGGACTAAAAGGTGCTAGCACTCCAGAAATTGATAAACTCGCTGATGGTGGTATTCTATTTACAGATGTCCACTCTCCACATGCCACATGTACACCTTCGCGGTATTCTATGCTAACTGGCGAGTATGCTTTTAGAAAAAATGCAAAAGTGCTTAAAGGTGATGCTCCTTTATTGATTGACCCCGACAAAAAGACTTTACCAGATTTATTTAAACAAGCTGGATACGCAACGGGTGTTGTGGGAAAATGGCATTTAGGCTTAGGAAATGGAAATGTAGATTGGAATAAAGCAGTAAAGCCCGGCCCTCTAGAGTTAGGCTTTGATTATTCTTTCTTATTACCCTCTACAGGTGATAGAGTTCCTTCTGTTTATTTGGAAAATCACCATATTGTTAACCTAGATCCGAATGATCCGATTACTGTGAGCTATGAGAAAAACATATCTGATAGACCTACAGGAAATGCTCACCCAGAATTATTAAGACAAGGGGCAGACAAGCAACATGGTAATACTATTATTAATGGTATTTCTAGAATTGGTTACATGAAAGGCGGTGAAAAAGCACTTTGGACAGATGAAGATTTTCCGGAGAAGTTAGCAGGAAAAGCATCAAATTTTATCAAAAAACATAAAGATGAACCCTTCTTTCTTTACTTTGCTTTTCATGATATTCATGTGCCCCGTCTCCCTTCAGATCAATTTAAAGGTAAATCAGAAATGGGTGTTCGTGGAGATGTAATCTTACAAATGGATTATACTACTGGCTTAGTGATGAAAACACTTAAAGACCTTGGTATCGAAGACAATACGCTCGTTATCTTCACATCAGACAACGGCCCTGTACTTACAGATGGTTATGACGATCAGGCCATAGAATTATTAGGAGATCATAGCCCAGCAGGTCCTTTTAGTGGAGGTAAATATTCTGCATTAGAAGGTGGAACTAGAGTACCAATGATTGCTTATTGGCCAAACAAAATTAAAGGTGGTAAAGTAAGTGATGCTACTTTTTCACATTTAGATTTTTATGCGTCTTTTGCTAAGATGTTTGCAATTGAAGTTGCAGCAAATGAAGCAATTGATTCTAAAAATATTCTTCCTGCTTTAATTGGAGAATCTAAAGAAGGCAGACCATATATGGTAGAAGAATCTTATACAATCAGTTTACGTCAAGGTGATTGGAAATACATACAGCCCATTGCTAGTACAAGAAGAGTTCCTGATTTTATGGAGAAGTTTAAAAATATTGATGGCGGTATGTCTAGAGCTCCTCAATTATTCAATTTAAAAACGGATATAAAAGAAGAGGTGAACGTTGCTAACCAGCACCCAGAATTGGTAAAAGGTATGCAACATATTTTAGATTCTATACAAGCGATAGAAGTTGGTGTATTGTAA
- a CDS encoding cysteine hydrolase, which translates to MKNLNGTILIVLITIFNVFGQLPDRKFDIDEVTAIVITDPQNDFLSPEGVTWGVVGKSVEENNTVENIEELFKLAEANGIKVFVSPHYYYDHDHEWKFEGALEKLMHDISMFDRGDQLNKKGFKGSGADWLEQYKKYIDKDFVTLVGPHKIFGPEQNDLSLQLRKQKIDKVILAGMSGNLCVEAHMRELIEDGFEVAVVGDATASAILPGLDGNAAAQTNFKMISSHVYSTEELKNDLKNKK; encoded by the coding sequence ATGAAGAATTTAAATGGAACAATCCTAATAGTATTAATAACAATATTTAATGTGTTTGGACAATTACCTGACCGTAAATTTGATATAGATGAAGTAACAGCAATTGTAATTACTGACCCTCAAAACGATTTTTTAAGTCCAGAAGGAGTAACATGGGGAGTTGTTGGAAAAAGTGTAGAAGAAAACAATACAGTAGAGAACATTGAGGAACTTTTTAAATTAGCGGAAGCAAATGGCATTAAGGTATTTGTATCTCCACACTATTATTATGACCATGATCATGAATGGAAATTTGAGGGTGCACTAGAAAAATTAATGCATGATATTTCTATGTTTGATAGAGGAGACCAGTTGAATAAAAAAGGGTTTAAAGGATCTGGTGCTGATTGGTTAGAACAATACAAAAAGTACATTGACAAAGATTTTGTAACCTTAGTTGGACCACATAAAATATTCGGCCCAGAACAAAATGATCTAAGTCTTCAACTAAGAAAACAGAAGATTGATAAAGTAATTTTAGCGGGTATGTCTGGTAATCTTTGCGTAGAAGCACACATGAGAGAATTAATTGAAGATGGATTTGAGGTAGCCGTAGTTGGAGACGCTACAGCCTCTGCTATACTACCTGGTTTAGATGGTAATGCAGCTGCTCAGACAAATTTCAAGATGATTTCTAGTCATGTATATTCGACTGAAGAGCTTAAAAATGATTTAAAAAATAAGAAGTAG
- a CDS encoding alpha-L-fucosidase has translation MVNKISFDDNWESLQQYQEPEWFKDAKFGIFVHWGVYAVPANSSEWYPRFMYMDSVVWNPDGEVSKIGATQANKYHLKTYGTLDKFGYKDFIPMFKGENFNAKEWVQLFKQSGAKYIIPVADHHDGFAMYNSKHTRWNAVNMGPKKDILGELTKEARANKMKIGASTHFAFNWNYYTYKEGFDTVDPNFSDLYSRPHPHYAPADQEFLAHWWDRTKDIIDNYKPDLLYFDFYSDKEEFTSYHPKIASYLYNKGIEWKRDVVLQSKNYKKITFPEGTHILDIERGKMADISPRSWQTCTSIGTNSWGYVKNWKSKDANTLIDDLVDIVSKNGNMLLNVGPKADGTIPADQVAILNEIGDWLSINGKAIYGSRPWKIFGDGPTEVATGHHSEDSNTTLTANDFRFTTNNGRLYTIAMDWPRSGELNIQALKLGSEYTLAEIKEVTLLGHDTPLTWTQGKDDLNVVLPKEKPCDYAFVLEVKFKNEKHLM, from the coding sequence ATGGTAAATAAGATATCTTTTGACGACAATTGGGAGTCTTTACAACAATACCAAGAGCCTGAATGGTTTAAAGATGCTAAGTTTGGTATTTTTGTACATTGGGGTGTTTATGCTGTACCAGCAAATAGTTCTGAGTGGTACCCAAGGTTTATGTACATGGATAGTGTTGTTTGGAACCCCGATGGCGAAGTTTCTAAAATAGGGGCTACACAAGCCAACAAATACCATTTAAAAACATACGGTACTTTAGACAAGTTTGGTTACAAAGACTTTATACCAATGTTTAAGGGCGAAAACTTTAATGCAAAAGAATGGGTACAACTTTTTAAACAGTCTGGAGCAAAGTATATTATTCCTGTAGCAGACCATCATGACGGGTTTGCTATGTACAACTCTAAACATACAAGGTGGAACGCTGTAAATATGGGTCCTAAAAAGGATATTTTAGGAGAATTGACAAAAGAAGCAAGAGCTAATAAAATGAAAATTGGTGCTTCTACTCACTTTGCTTTCAATTGGAATTACTATACTTATAAAGAAGGTTTTGACACTGTAGACCCAAATTTTAGTGATTTATACAGTAGACCTCATCCTCATTATGCACCTGCAGATCAAGAGTTTTTAGCACATTGGTGGGATAGAACCAAAGATATTATTGACAATTATAAACCAGATCTTCTTTATTTTGATTTCTATTCTGATAAAGAAGAGTTTACTTCATATCATCCTAAAATTGCATCTTACTTGTATAACAAAGGGATTGAGTGGAAAAGAGATGTTGTACTCCAAAGTAAAAATTACAAAAAAATCACCTTCCCAGAAGGAACGCATATATTGGATATTGAGCGAGGAAAAATGGCTGATATAAGTCCAAGATCTTGGCAAACATGTACATCTATTGGTACCAACTCTTGGGGTTATGTAAAAAATTGGAAATCTAAAGATGCCAATACTTTAATAGATGACCTTGTGGATATAGTAAGTAAGAACGGGAATATGTTATTGAATGTAGGACCTAAAGCAGATGGAACAATTCCGGCAGATCAGGTAGCCATTTTAAATGAAATAGGGGACTGGTTATCCATAAATGGTAAGGCTATTTATGGGTCTCGACCATGGAAGATTTTTGGAGATGGACCTACAGAAGTAGCAACAGGACACCATTCAGAAGATAGTAATACTACGCTTACAGCAAATGATTTTCGCTTTACAACTAATAACGGTAGATTATATACTATAGCCATGGATTGGCCAAGAAGTGGTGAGTTAAACATACAAGCTTTAAAGCTAGGTTCAGAATATACACTCGCAGAAATTAAAGAAGTGACATTATTAGGGCATGACACTCCATTAACTTGGACTCAAGGGAAAGATGATCTTAATGTAGTTTTACCTAAAGAAAAACCATGTGATTATGCTTTTGTGTTAGAAGTGAAATTTAAAAATGAAAAGCATTTGATGTAG